A region from the Sphingomonas sp. S2-65 genome encodes:
- the tsaE gene encoding tRNA (adenosine(37)-N6)-threonylcarbamoyltransferase complex ATPase subunit type 1 TsaE — MIELRSLEESLALGARLASLVRAGDVIALSGPLGAGKTSIARGLLAALGLEAEAPSPSFAIVQPYEPPEVRLPVLHVDLYRIEHPNEAEELGLEDARYDSLLIVEWPERLGSEYWADALWLSVEPQPDGARRLTVRVPAAWEDRWPLT; from the coding sequence ATGATCGAACTGCGTTCGTTGGAGGAGTCGCTGGCGCTGGGCGCGCGGCTGGCGAGCCTGGTTCGGGCGGGAGACGTGATCGCGCTCTCCGGTCCACTGGGAGCTGGCAAGACGAGCATTGCCCGGGGGCTGTTAGCCGCGCTGGGTCTTGAGGCGGAAGCGCCGTCGCCCAGCTTCGCGATCGTCCAGCCCTATGAGCCGCCCGAAGTCAGGCTGCCGGTGCTGCATGTCGATTTGTATCGGATCGAGCATCCCAATGAGGCGGAGGAGCTGGGGCTGGAGGACGCGCGGTACGATTCGCTGCTGATCGTGGAATGGCCCGAGCGGCTGGGTTCGGAATATTGGGCCGATGCGCTGTGGCTGAGCGTGGAGCCGCAGCCGGATGGCGCGCGGCGCTTGACAGTGCGGGTGCCGGCGGCATGGGAGGACCGATGGCCCCTGACATGA
- a CDS encoding TonB-dependent receptor domain-containing protein produces the protein MRFVPLGSRSRLSLTASLAVLAIAAANPAAAQDTSDTTGANTAPGTDTTATDTAVPPSGEAAAAPSAQSEPVQAEEVVVTGSRIARPTLDSPIPVTSVSVADLTRTGGVVIGDALNDLPSLRSTYSQANSTQYIGTSGVNFLDLRGLGPSRTLVLVNGRRHITSSEGEFIVDTNTIPTDLIDRVDIVTGGSSAVYGSDAMAGVVNFVLKRNFEGARLNAQAGLSDKGDRGTYRLSGTFGKNFSEGRGNVALSLEYNQADMVTFADRPELTGAFSGRTQIQLVDDPSLDNTIPDRTLLRGVRSFGYDNGGNFIAYNGTGITVCGTQPGGCLPNGMPRIFGFNSDGSLSEYNYGTDFRPVGSGNNQGGSGAILNDTGTLVPSLKRYVANFLAHYDVSDAFRPFIEAKFVRVESFNQGTPTFAQGGEQGTIAYRDAAGTALNRPAALSYATSRGIPIQFDNAFLQPGAAATIRSLLPGDATFFRLNRNNVDLGTRDEFDRRDTYRVVVGADGTFNDDWKYDFSVNYGEFRSLSRFPNNRIEQNFYNAVDAVRNGAGQIVCRINQTAVTDPSCVPINLFGAGSPSRAALNYINTTASREGKATEFDVNANLVGDTSQWFELPGGPVRFAIGGEYRRETASYQYDALTKSGATFLNAIPDFNPPAFEVKEAYGEIELPVLRNLPFAQELTINGAARVADYKGSTGTVWAWNAGGIYAPIRDIKFRVNYSKSVRAPTLGDLYSSPSQNFASIDDPCDINFIDNGPNRAANCLAAGVPVGFKNDPARAGTTEILSGGNENLTAETSRSLTYGVILQPSFLPGFAITADYYDIKISNVINAVGAQTIVDACYDGDTLENQFCGFINPRQSNGYFALPALLQSSINFAALRAKGIDVDMSYNHRFDSNDRLAVRLVGTWVQNRTDYPYLDDPEFPERVKGELGDPIFSANATVDYSHGPFSLGYQVRYVGKQSITDWEAQHDTNGVPAYDPYYADVTYYPEVFYHAIRASVDVNRQFTLYGGVDNLTDERPPYGLTGTGEDAVYDNVGRFMYVGAAIKF, from the coding sequence ATGCGTTTCGTACCTCTGGGCAGCCGCTCGCGGCTCAGCCTGACTGCGTCCCTGGCTGTGCTGGCGATCGCCGCAGCCAACCCTGCCGCCGCGCAGGATACCTCCGACACCACCGGCGCCAACACGGCTCCAGGCACCGACACCACTGCGACCGACACGGCCGTCCCGCCGAGCGGCGAAGCGGCCGCTGCGCCGAGCGCGCAATCCGAGCCGGTTCAGGCAGAGGAAGTCGTCGTCACCGGATCGCGCATCGCGCGTCCGACGCTCGACTCGCCGATCCCGGTAACCTCGGTCTCGGTCGCCGACCTGACCCGCACCGGTGGAGTCGTCATCGGTGACGCGCTCAACGATCTCCCGTCGCTGCGCTCGACCTACAGCCAGGCGAATTCGACGCAGTATATCGGCACCTCCGGCGTCAACTTCCTCGACCTTCGCGGCCTTGGGCCGAGCCGCACACTGGTGCTGGTCAACGGCCGTCGCCACATCACCTCGTCCGAGGGCGAGTTCATCGTCGACACCAACACCATTCCGACCGACCTGATCGACCGTGTCGACATCGTCACCGGCGGCAGCTCGGCGGTGTACGGCTCCGACGCGATGGCCGGCGTGGTCAACTTCGTTCTCAAGCGGAACTTCGAAGGCGCGCGGCTGAACGCCCAGGCGGGCCTGAGCGACAAGGGCGATCGCGGCACCTATCGCCTGTCGGGCACGTTCGGGAAGAACTTCTCCGAAGGCCGCGGCAATGTCGCGCTTAGCCTGGAATACAACCAGGCCGACATGGTGACCTTCGCGGATCGCCCGGAGCTGACCGGTGCCTTTTCCGGCCGCACTCAGATCCAGCTGGTCGACGACCCCAGCCTGGACAACACCATTCCCGACCGCACGCTGCTGAGAGGCGTGCGCAGCTTTGGCTACGACAATGGCGGCAACTTCATCGCCTATAACGGCACCGGCATCACTGTGTGCGGGACTCAGCCGGGCGGCTGCCTGCCAAACGGCATGCCGCGTATCTTCGGCTTCAATTCGGATGGTTCGCTGTCGGAGTACAACTACGGCACCGACTTCCGTCCTGTGGGCTCGGGCAACAACCAGGGTGGCAGCGGTGCGATCCTGAACGACACCGGCACGCTGGTGCCATCGCTCAAGCGCTACGTGGCCAATTTCCTGGCGCATTACGACGTTTCCGACGCGTTCCGTCCGTTCATCGAAGCCAAGTTCGTTCGGGTTGAGAGTTTCAACCAGGGAACGCCGACCTTCGCCCAGGGCGGCGAGCAGGGTACGATCGCCTATCGCGACGCCGCCGGCACGGCGCTGAACCGTCCGGCTGCGCTGAGCTATGCCACCAGCCGTGGTATTCCGATCCAGTTCGACAACGCGTTCCTGCAGCCGGGCGCGGCCGCGACGATCCGCTCGCTGCTGCCGGGCGACGCAACCTTCTTCCGGCTGAACCGTAACAATGTCGACCTGGGTACCCGCGACGAGTTCGACCGCCGTGACACCTACCGTGTCGTCGTCGGTGCGGATGGCACGTTCAACGATGACTGGAAGTACGACTTCTCGGTCAATTATGGCGAGTTCCGTTCGCTCTCGCGCTTCCCGAACAACCGCATCGAGCAGAACTTCTACAATGCGGTCGACGCGGTGCGGAACGGCGCCGGCCAGATCGTCTGCCGGATCAACCAGACCGCAGTGACCGATCCGAGCTGCGTACCGATCAACCTGTTCGGCGCCGGTTCGCCGAGCCGGGCGGCGTTGAACTATATCAACACCACTGCGAGCCGCGAAGGCAAGGCTACCGAGTTCGACGTGAATGCGAACCTGGTCGGCGACACCTCGCAATGGTTCGAACTGCCGGGCGGACCGGTGCGCTTCGCGATCGGTGGCGAGTATCGCCGCGAGACCGCATCGTACCAGTATGACGCACTGACGAAGAGCGGTGCGACCTTCCTGAACGCCATTCCGGACTTCAACCCGCCGGCGTTCGAAGTGAAGGAAGCCTATGGCGAGATCGAGCTGCCGGTGCTGCGCAATCTGCCGTTCGCACAGGAGCTGACGATCAACGGCGCGGCACGTGTCGCCGATTATAAGGGCTCGACCGGCACGGTGTGGGCGTGGAATGCGGGCGGCATCTATGCGCCGATCCGCGACATCAAGTTCCGCGTGAACTATTCGAAGTCGGTGCGGGCGCCTACGCTCGGCGATCTCTACTCCTCGCCGTCGCAGAACTTCGCCTCGATCGACGATCCGTGCGACATCAACTTCATCGACAACGGGCCGAACCGCGCGGCGAACTGCCTTGCGGCCGGTGTGCCGGTGGGGTTCAAGAACGATCCGGCTCGGGCCGGCACGACCGAGATCCTGTCGGGCGGCAACGAGAACCTGACCGCCGAGACCTCGCGCAGCTTGACCTATGGCGTGATCCTGCAACCCAGCTTCCTGCCGGGCTTCGCGATCACCGCCGATTACTATGACATCAAGATCAGCAACGTCATCAACGCGGTTGGCGCGCAGACGATCGTCGATGCCTGCTACGATGGTGACACGCTGGAGAACCAGTTCTGCGGCTTCATCAATCCGCGCCAGTCGAACGGGTATTTTGCGTTGCCTGCGCTGCTTCAGAGCAGCATCAACTTCGCGGCGCTTCGTGCGAAGGGCATCGATGTCGACATGTCGTACAATCACCGTTTCGACTCGAATGACCGCCTGGCTGTCCGCCTGGTCGGTACTTGGGTGCAGAACCGGACGGACTATCCCTATCTCGACGATCCGGAGTTCCCGGAGCGCGTGAAGGGCGAGCTGGGCGACCCGATCTTCAGCGCGAACGCCACTGTCGATTATTCGCACGGTCCGTTCAGCCTGGGGTATCAGGTGCGTTATGTCGGCAAGCAGTCGATCACGGACTGGGAAGCGCAGCACGACACCAACGGCGTGCCAGCCTATGATCCATATTATGCCGACGTGACTTATTATCCGGAGGTGTTCTACCACGCGATCCGCGCATCGGTGGACGTCAACCGCCAGTTCACTCTGTATGGCGGCGTCGACAACCTGACCGACGAGCGTCCGCCCTATGGCCTTACTGGCACCGGTGAAGACGCTGTTTACGACAATGTCGGCCGTTTCATGTATGTCGGGGCGGCCATCAAGTTCTGA
- the ahcY gene encoding adenosylhomocysteinase, translated as MATEQDYVIKDIELAAFGRKEIEIAETEMPGLMSLVSEFGESKPLKGARITGSLHMTIQTAVLIETLAKLGAELRWASCNIYSTQDHAAAAIAATGVPVFAVKGETLEEYWDYVIRIFDWGQDQTCNMILDDGGDATMFALWGARVEAGEELFTPTNEEEEIFVATLKRFLAERPGYLTKTVQNIKGVSEETTTGVHRLYELAKQGKLPFPAINVNDSVTKSKFDNLYGCKESLVDAIRRGTDVMLAGKVAAVAGFGDVGKGSAASLRNGGARVLVTEVDPICALQAAMEGYEVVTMEEAATRADIFVTATGNADVITVDHMRAMKNMAIVCNIGHFDSEIQIAGLNNMKWTEIKPQVDEVEFPDGKKIIVLSKGRLVNLGNATGHPSFVMSSSFTNQVLAQIELWTGADKYKNEVYVLPKHLDEKVAALHLDKLGVKLSKLTDQQAAYIGVPVEGPFKPDHYRY; from the coding sequence GTGGCTACCGAACAAGACTACGTCATCAAGGACATCGAACTCGCCGCTTTCGGCCGCAAGGAGATCGAGATCGCCGAGACGGAAATGCCCGGCCTGATGTCGCTCGTCAGCGAATTCGGCGAGTCCAAGCCGCTCAAGGGTGCGCGCATCACCGGCTCGCTGCACATGACGATCCAGACCGCCGTGCTGATCGAGACGCTGGCCAAGCTGGGCGCCGAACTGCGCTGGGCTTCGTGCAACATCTATTCGACCCAGGACCATGCCGCCGCCGCGATCGCCGCGACGGGCGTGCCGGTGTTCGCTGTGAAGGGCGAGACGCTGGAAGAATATTGGGATTACGTGATCCGGATCTTCGACTGGGGCCAGGACCAGACCTGCAACATGATCCTCGACGATGGCGGCGACGCCACCATGTTCGCGCTGTGGGGCGCGCGCGTCGAGGCGGGCGAGGAACTGTTCACGCCGACCAACGAGGAAGAAGAGATCTTCGTCGCGACGCTGAAGCGCTTCCTGGCCGAGCGTCCGGGCTACCTCACCAAGACCGTCCAGAACATCAAGGGCGTGTCGGAAGAGACCACCACCGGCGTGCACCGCCTGTATGAGCTCGCCAAGCAGGGCAAGCTGCCCTTCCCGGCGATCAACGTGAACGACAGCGTCACCAAGTCGAAGTTCGACAACCTCTATGGCTGCAAGGAATCGCTGGTCGACGCGATCCGTCGCGGCACCGACGTGATGCTCGCGGGCAAGGTCGCCGCGGTTGCCGGCTTCGGCGACGTGGGCAAGGGCTCGGCCGCATCGCTCCGCAACGGCGGCGCGCGCGTGCTGGTGACCGAAGTCGACCCGATCTGCGCCCTGCAGGCGGCGATGGAAGGCTATGAAGTCGTGACGATGGAAGAAGCGGCGACCCGCGCCGACATCTTCGTCACCGCGACCGGCAACGCCGACGTCATCACCGTCGATCACATGCGCGCGATGAAGAACATGGCGATCGTCTGCAACATCGGCCACTTCGACAGCGAGATCCAGATCGCGGGTCTCAACAACATGAAGTGGACCGAGATCAAGCCGCAGGTCGACGAAGTTGAGTTCCCCGATGGCAAGAAGATCATCGTCCTGTCGAAGGGCCGCCTGGTCAACCTGGGCAACGCAACCGGCCACCCGTCGTTCGTGATGTCGTCGTCGTTCACCAACCAGGTGCTGGCGCAGATCGAGCTGTGGACCGGCGCGGACAAGTACAAGAACGAAGTGTATGTCCTGCCCAAGCACCTCGACGAGAAGGTCGCGGCGCTGCACCTGGACAAGCTGGGCGTGAAGCTTTCAAAGCTGACCGACCAGCAGGCCGCCTATATCGGCGTGCCGGTCGAGGGCCCGTTCAAGCCGGACCACTATCGCTACTGA
- a CDS encoding sensor histidine kinase: MILISQSSAVLAGAVVALLLLLGCWALFTGLRARSVARGMVEENRQLNTLLDSAPSQALLVRADGRVELSRRLAGWLGLEALPRELDALSADGAGLSAEDADLLKRNVAAAQRAGRGFTMAVQPQGSQRALLVTGERGAMGVVLWFVDMTESVREIEELQHDSDRLHAAFEALTALIEAAPMPMWYRGPDLRLLMVNTAYVRAVEGQDGEDVVSRGLELVEGGGLGGPLANAAIARDTGEPQVAAMPATVSGARRMFRLHDVPLPTGGVAGFAVDIEELEQARVGLKRFGEAQRAMLDRVSGGVAQFGSDRGLVFSNQAFRRMFAMKNEWLADRPEFDRVLERMREVNRLPDVRDFPAWKAERREWFTAPEAMEETWSVAGTHLRVVAQPLPEGGLLLLFEDRTQQFELQREHGEMQQVRTATLESLAEAVAVFSKGRLQLWNRKFRQVWGFEDSFLDGHPQIPNLVKAVGPKLANPNRAEVLGDLIRIAAKDRQQRGSSIAFADGRHFDVSAVPLPDGNALVTMLDTTDHHRAESALRDRNVALEAADRVKTAFVANMSYELRTPLTSIKGFGEMLHGGFAGKLTKSAKEYTEAILTSVDRLGNLIDDVLDLTQSEGAPLERVSVDLEHAANSAAEAIAPLAKDKRIELVVEDAGSAGSVTGDRRRLRQAIEHLLRHAVAGTPEEGRVLLHLDGNSEVARIIVSDNSAGMSRQAVANAFDRFAQHGISGSGERALGLGLPLAKQFVEAHGGRIQLISEPGQGTLVTVELPR; the protein is encoded by the coding sequence TTGATCCTTATTTCGCAATCGAGCGCGGTGCTGGCTGGTGCCGTGGTGGCGTTGCTGCTCCTGCTGGGCTGCTGGGCGCTGTTCACGGGGCTGCGCGCGCGCTCCGTGGCGCGGGGAATGGTGGAAGAGAACCGGCAGCTCAATACGCTGCTGGACTCCGCGCCGTCCCAGGCGCTGCTGGTGCGGGCCGATGGACGGGTCGAGCTTTCCCGCCGGCTGGCGGGCTGGTTGGGACTGGAAGCATTGCCGCGCGAGCTCGACGCCCTGTCGGCAGACGGCGCGGGGCTTTCGGCGGAGGATGCCGATCTGCTCAAGCGCAATGTGGCGGCGGCGCAGCGCGCGGGGCGCGGCTTTACCATGGCGGTGCAGCCGCAAGGGTCGCAACGGGCATTGTTGGTTACGGGCGAGCGCGGGGCGATGGGCGTAGTGCTCTGGTTCGTCGACATGACCGAGAGCGTGCGCGAGATCGAAGAGCTGCAGCACGACTCCGACCGGCTGCATGCCGCCTTCGAAGCGCTCACCGCGCTGATCGAAGCCGCGCCGATGCCGATGTGGTACCGGGGGCCCGACCTCAGGCTGCTGATGGTCAACACCGCCTATGTGCGCGCCGTCGAGGGACAGGATGGTGAGGATGTCGTCTCGCGAGGGTTGGAACTGGTCGAGGGCGGGGGACTTGGCGGGCCGCTGGCCAACGCGGCGATCGCGCGCGACACCGGCGAGCCCCAGGTGGCGGCAATGCCGGCGACCGTCAGCGGCGCACGGCGCATGTTCCGGCTGCACGACGTGCCGCTACCGACCGGCGGCGTGGCGGGTTTCGCAGTCGATATCGAGGAACTGGAGCAGGCGCGGGTCGGGCTGAAGCGGTTCGGCGAGGCGCAGCGGGCGATGCTCGACCGCGTCTCGGGCGGCGTGGCGCAGTTCGGGTCCGACCGCGGGCTGGTGTTCAGCAACCAGGCATTCCGGCGCATGTTCGCGATGAAGAACGAGTGGCTGGCCGATCGTCCCGAATTCGACCGCGTTCTCGAGCGGATGCGCGAAGTGAATCGGCTGCCCGACGTGCGCGACTTCCCGGCGTGGAAGGCGGAGCGGCGGGAATGGTTCACCGCGCCCGAGGCGATGGAGGAGACGTGGAGCGTCGCCGGCACGCATCTGCGCGTGGTCGCGCAGCCGCTTCCGGAAGGCGGATTGTTGTTGCTGTTCGAGGATCGCACGCAGCAATTCGAGCTGCAGCGCGAGCATGGCGAGATGCAGCAGGTGCGCACCGCCACGCTCGAAAGCCTGGCCGAGGCGGTGGCGGTGTTCAGCAAGGGGCGGCTGCAGCTGTGGAACCGCAAGTTCCGCCAGGTCTGGGGGTTCGAGGATAGCTTCCTGGACGGGCATCCGCAGATCCCGAACCTGGTCAAGGCGGTGGGGCCGAAGCTCGCCAATCCCAACCGAGCCGAAGTGCTGGGCGACCTGATCCGGATCGCGGCGAAGGATCGGCAGCAGCGAGGGTCTAGCATCGCGTTCGCCGACGGCCGGCATTTCGACGTGTCGGCGGTCCCGCTGCCCGACGGCAACGCGCTGGTGACGATGCTGGATACGACCGATCACCACCGCGCCGAGAGTGCGCTGCGCGACCGCAATGTGGCGCTGGAGGCGGCGGACCGGGTTAAGACGGCGTTCGTCGCCAATATGAGCTATGAGCTTCGCACGCCGCTGACTTCCATCAAGGGGTTCGGCGAGATGCTGCACGGCGGCTTCGCGGGCAAGCTGACCAAGAGCGCGAAGGAATATACCGAGGCGATCCTGACCTCGGTCGACCGGCTCGGCAACCTCATCGACGACGTGCTCGACCTCACGCAGAGCGAAGGCGCGCCGCTGGAGCGGGTCAGCGTCGATCTGGAGCACGCCGCCAACAGCGCCGCCGAGGCGATCGCGCCGCTGGCCAAGGACAAACGGATCGAGCTGGTGGTGGAAGATGCCGGCAGCGCGGGAAGCGTGACGGGCGATCGCCGACGCCTGCGCCAGGCAATCGAGCATCTGCTTCGCCATGCGGTTGCCGGGACGCCGGAGGAGGGACGGGTGCTGCTGCACCTCGATGGCAACAGCGAGGTGGCGCGGATCATCGTATCGGACAACAGCGCGGGGATGAGCAGGCAGGCGGTGGCGAATGCGTTCGACCGCTTTGCCCAGCACGGCATCTCCGGCAGCGGCGAGCGTGCGCTTGGCTTGGGGCTCCCGCTGGCCAAGCAGTTCGTGGAGGCACATGGCGGGCGGATCCAGCTGATCTCCGAACCTGGCCAGGGCACCTTGGTCACCGTGGAACTGCCGCGATGA
- a CDS encoding DUF1810 domain-containing protein encodes MREPLERFIEAQAGVYPAALGELRAGRKRSHWMWFVFPQLAGLGRSETARFYALRSAEEARLYWAHPLLGSRLREATGAAIGSGVPAEALFGYPDDLKFRSCMTLFAHAVPDEGLFMDALDRLCDGRSDAATIELLAGAI; translated from the coding sequence ATGCGCGAACCACTGGAGCGGTTCATCGAGGCGCAGGCAGGCGTGTATCCCGCCGCGCTGGGCGAGCTGAGGGCGGGGCGCAAGCGCAGTCACTGGATGTGGTTCGTGTTTCCGCAACTCGCCGGGCTGGGACGCAGCGAGACGGCACGCTTCTATGCGCTTCGGTCGGCGGAGGAAGCGCGGCTATATTGGGCGCACCCGCTGCTGGGTTCGCGGCTGCGCGAGGCGACGGGGGCCGCGATCGGTAGCGGCGTCCCGGCAGAGGCGCTGTTCGGCTACCCCGACGATCTCAAGTTCCGCTCCTGCATGACGCTGTTCGCGCACGCCGTTCCGGACGAGGGGCTGTTCATGGACGCGCTCGATCGGCTTTGCGACGGCAGGAGCGATGCGGCCACGATCGAGTTGCTCGCGGGCGCCATATAA
- a CDS encoding aminoglycoside phosphotransferase family protein: MNPPAGVPDFLTAAGWDGAEVRPLAGDASFRRYFRVVEHDRSAILMDAPPPQEDPRPFIAIAEWLTGRGFAAPAILHKDLAQGLVLIEDFGDARLKETVEAAPESELRLYEAAVDLLVRLGEEDAADVPPYDMAVYQREAALLTEWYCPAVGLEVDVQGYADAWRTILLSLTTDSRAVTVLRDYHAENIMLIGGSESLGLLDFQDALAGHPAYDLVSLLQDARRDVPASLETAMLDRYKRTTGAGDAFDVAYHVLGAQRNAKIVGIFTRLWQRDGKPRYAGLCPRVWGYLERDLRHPALKPMADWFDANIPRELRGDPLAIAGA; this comes from the coding sequence ATGAACCCGCCCGCCGGCGTGCCCGATTTCCTGACCGCCGCCGGATGGGATGGCGCGGAGGTCCGGCCGCTTGCCGGCGACGCGTCGTTCCGCCGCTATTTCCGCGTGGTCGAGCATGACCGCAGCGCGATCCTGATGGACGCGCCGCCGCCGCAGGAGGATCCGCGGCCGTTCATCGCCATCGCCGAGTGGCTGACGGGGCGGGGCTTCGCGGCGCCGGCGATCCTGCACAAGGATCTGGCGCAGGGCCTGGTGCTGATCGAGGACTTTGGCGACGCGCGGCTGAAGGAGACCGTGGAGGCGGCGCCCGAGAGCGAGCTGCGGTTGTACGAGGCGGCGGTCGATCTGCTGGTACGGTTGGGCGAGGAGGATGCCGCCGACGTGCCGCCCTATGACATGGCGGTGTACCAGCGCGAGGCGGCGCTGCTGACCGAGTGGTATTGCCCGGCGGTGGGGCTCGAGGTGGACGTCCAGGGCTATGCGGATGCGTGGCGGACTATCTTGTTGAGCCTGACGACAGACTCTCGCGCCGTCACTGTGTTACGTGACTACCACGCTGAGAACATCATGCTGATCGGGGGAAGCGAGAGCCTGGGGCTGCTCGACTTCCAGGATGCGCTGGCGGGGCACCCGGCCTACGACCTGGTGTCGCTGCTCCAGGATGCGCGGCGCGACGTGCCGGCAAGCCTGGAGACGGCGATGCTCGACCGGTACAAGCGGACCACAGGGGCGGGCGACGCATTCGACGTGGCCTATCACGTGCTCGGCGCGCAGCGGAATGCGAAGATCGTCGGCATCTTCACTCGGCTTTGGCAGCGCGACGGCAAGCCGCGTTATGCCGGACTGTGCCCGCGCGTGTGGGGCTATCTGGAGCGCGACCTGAGGCACCCGGCGCTGAAGCCGATGGCCGACTGGTTCGACGCCAACATCCCGCGCGAACTGCGCGGCGACCCGCTGGCGATCGCCGGCGCATGA
- a CDS encoding nucleotidyltransferase family protein has product MTQGTTLSLRPQPEAVVPETAMVMAAGLGKRMRPLTATRPKPLVEVAGKPLIDHVFDRLRTAGVKRAVVNVHYLADQMEAHLRARVKDIDVLISDERAQLLETGGGLVKAREMLGDKPFLCVNSDNLWVDGPTDAIRSLAAQWDDARMDALLLVVPLARAHNHPGSGDFRLDAFGRIVERREPGRMAPFVFTGVQILSPRVLRDWPEGPFSTNLFWNRAMEAERLWAVVHQGLWFDVGSPPAIAATEAVLAEM; this is encoded by the coding sequence ATGACCCAAGGCACAACGCTGTCGCTTCGGCCGCAGCCCGAGGCGGTGGTGCCCGAGACCGCGATGGTGATGGCGGCGGGCCTGGGCAAGCGGATGCGTCCGCTGACCGCGACGCGTCCCAAGCCGCTGGTAGAAGTCGCCGGCAAGCCGTTGATCGACCACGTGTTCGACCGTTTGCGAACCGCCGGCGTGAAGCGGGCGGTGGTGAACGTCCACTATCTGGCCGACCAGATGGAGGCGCATCTGCGCGCGCGCGTGAAGGACATAGACGTCCTGATTTCCGACGAGCGCGCGCAGCTGCTGGAGACCGGCGGGGGCCTGGTCAAGGCGCGCGAAATGCTGGGCGACAAGCCGTTCCTGTGCGTCAACAGCGACAATCTGTGGGTCGACGGGCCGACCGACGCGATCCGCAGCCTGGCGGCGCAGTGGGACGACGCCCGCATGGATGCGCTGCTGCTGGTGGTGCCGCTGGCCCGCGCGCACAATCATCCCGGCAGCGGCGACTTCCGCCTCGACGCGTTCGGGCGCATCGTCGAGCGGCGTGAGCCGGGTCGGATGGCGCCGTTCGTCTTTACCGGCGTGCAGATCCTGTCGCCCCGGGTGCTGCGCGATTGGCCGGAAGGGCCGTTCTCGACCAACCTGTTCTGGAACCGGGCGATGGAAGCGGAGCGGCTTTGGGCCGTGGTGCACCAGGGCCTGTGGTTCGATGTCGGCTCGCCACCGGCGATCGCCGCGACCGAGGCAGTGCTCGCCGAGATGTGA